One Siniperca chuatsi isolate FFG_IHB_CAS linkage group LG3, ASM2008510v1, whole genome shotgun sequence genomic region harbors:
- the LOC122872964 gene encoding polyunsaturated fatty acid lipoxygenase ALOX15B-like isoform X3 encodes MANYKVTVSTGNLIGATTFNNVFIKLVGTDGESEHKKLRSFKGASSFTRGTVSSFTVSCPVSIGKLVLIELNKKPRLLFPEDSWFPAKVEVKSPEGDAYNFPIYRWITDSEVHRFREGTALRVFEDNHHLGRYSREKELKQRGKDYRWDVYVEGIPHFIKAENPHSLPLEVRFSFTKKMEFFLTALTGLAELKLEGLADCKENWTNIDAINRAFSCKRTDISDYVHKHWKEDAFFGYQYLNGVNPMLIRRCTALPKNFPVTDGMVSLRGQRSFLNEMMLLDGLKANTINGKKQYLMAPLVLFHKTPDDTLMPIAIQLKQTPAVDNPIFFPTDSEYDWLMAKIFVRSADFSEHQLNAHLLRTHLLAEVFAVSLLRNVPMVHPLYKLLTPHTRYTLQINYLARLLLISETGVFTQFAASGGKAMITILKRSLSSMTYSSLCIPDDIAERGLEAVPNFYYRDDGLKLWDIIHRFVQGVLSYYYKNDAEVQQDSELQKWILEIFEHGFLSQACTGIPQRFTTVAELVKFVTMVIFTCSAQHSAVNSGQYDYGGWMPNTPNSLQLPPPTTKGTTSKAMMLQTFPDVNTTVHEMATLWLLSQQSSDFVPLGHYPEDHFSEKIPFKLIKDFQGELEVLSLAIKVRNKSLEVPYTYLDPKEVENSVAI; translated from the exons ATGGCGAATTATAAAGTGACTGTATCCACTGGTAATCTCATCGGTGCCACTACTTTTAACAACGTCTTCATTAAGCTGGTGGGCACAGATGGGGAGAGTGAACACAAGAAGCTCAGGAGCTTCAAAGGGGCTTCATCCTTCACCCGAGGAACA GTGTCTAGTTTTACCGTGTCCTGCCCTGTCTCCATTGGAAAGCTGGTTCTGATAGAGCTAAACAAAAAGCCTCGTCTGCTGTTCCCTGAGGACTCCTGGTTCCCTGCCAAGGTGGAAGTGAAATCCCCCGAGGGAGACGCCTACAACTTTCCCATCTACCGCTGGATCACTGACAGCGAGGTGCACCGTTTCAGAGAGGGAACAG CTCTGAGAGTCTTTGAAGACAACCATCATCTTGGCAGGTACAGTCGGGAGAAGGAGCTGAAGCAGCGAGGGAAAGACTATCG CTGGGATGTATATGTAGAGGGAATACCTCACTTCATAAAGGCAGAAAACCCTCATTCTCTGCCTTTGGAGGTCCGCTTCTCCTTCACCAAGAAGATGGAGTTTTTCTTAACTGCACTCACAGG GCTGGCTGAGCTGAAACTGGAGGGACTGGCTGATTGCAAGGAGAACTGGACTAATATTGATGCTATCAATCGGGCATTCAGCTGCAAACGGACTGACATATCAG ACTATGTCCACAAACATTGGAAGGAGGACGCTTTTTTCGGCTACCAGTATCTAAATGGTGTCAACCCCATGTTGATCCGCCGTTGTACGGCCCTGCCGAAAAACTTTCCTGTCACTGATGGCATGGTCTCCCTCCGGGGTCAGCGTAGCTTCTTAAATGAAATGATG CTTTTGGATGGACTGAAAGCAAACACCATCAATGGGAAGAAGCAGTACTTGATGGCTCCCCTCGTCCTTTTCCACAAAACACCTGATGATACGCTGATGCCAATTGCTATTCAG CTGAAGCAGACTCCTGCAGTGGACAATCCCATCTTTTTTCCTACTGATTCTGAGTACGACTGGTTGATGGCCAAGATTTTTGTGAGAAGTGCAGATTTCAGCGAGCATCAACTCAATGCTCACCTGCTGCGCACTCATCTGCTGGCTGAAGTTTTTGCCGTGTCACTGCTGCGCAACGTGCCCATGGTGCATCCACTGTACAAG CTCCTCACACCTCACACTCGCTACACTCTGCAGATCAACTACTTGGCTCGACTTCTTCTAATATCTGAGACTGGTGTTTTCACACAG TTTGCAGCTTCTGGTGGAAAGGCTATGATCACAATCCTGAAGAGATCACTGTCCTCAATGACCTACAGCTCCCTCTGTATACCAGACGACATTGCTGAGCGTGGGCTGGAGGCTGTGCCGAACTTCTACTACAGGGATGATGGACTCAAGCTTTGGGATATCATCCACAG GTTTGTGCAGGGAGTGCTCAGCTACTACTACAAGAATGACGCCGAGGTCCAGCAAGACTCCGAACTGCAGAAGTGGATCTTGGAAATTTTTGAACATGGGTTCCTTTCCCAAGCATGCACAG GAATTCCACAGAGATTTACCACCGTGGCTGAGTTGGTTAAGTTTGTCACCATGGTGATCTTCACTTGCTCAGCACAGCACTCGGCCGTGAATTCTGGACAG TATGATTATGGTGGCTGGATGCCCAACACTCCCAACTCCCTGCAACTTCCTCCACCAACCACAAAGGGGACAACAAGCAAAGCCATGATGCTGCAGACATTCCCTGATGTCAACACGACAGTTCATGAAATGGCCACCTTATGGCTACTCAGCCAGCAGTCCTCTGACTTC GTCCCACTTGGCCACTACCCAGAGGACCATTTCAGTGAGAAGATTCCCTTCAAGCTGATAAAGGATTTTCAAGGAGAGCTTGAAGTGTTAAGTCTAGCCATTAAAGTCAGAAACAAGAGCCTGGAGGTCCCATACACATACCTGGATCCAAAAGAGGTAGAAAATAGTGTGGCCATTTGA
- the LOC122872964 gene encoding polyunsaturated fatty acid lipoxygenase ALOX15B-like isoform X2: MANYKVTVSTGNLIGATTFNNVFIKLVGTDGESEHKKLRSFKGASSFTRGTVSSFTVSCPVSIGKLVLIELNKKPRLLFPEDSWFPAKVEVKSPEGDAYNFPIYRWITDSEVHRFREGTALRVFEDNHHLGRYSREKELKQRGKDYRWDVYVEGIPHFIKAENPHSLPLEVRFSFTKKMEFFLTALTGLAELKLEGLADCKENWTNIDAINRAFSCKRTDISDYVHKHWKEDAFFGYQYLNGVNPMLIRRCTALPKNFPVTDGMVSLRGQRSFLNEMMKGNIFLCDYKLLDGLKANTINGKKQYLMAPLVLFHKTPDDTLMPIAIQLKQTPAVDNPIFFPTDSEYDWLMAKIFVRSADFSEHQLNAHLLRTHLLAEVFAVSLLRNVPMVHPLYKLLTPHTRYTLQINYLARLLLISETGVFTQFAASGGKAMITILKRSLSSMTYSSLCIPDDIAERGLEAVPNFYYRDDGLKLWDIIHRFVQGVLSYYYKNDAEVQQDSELQKWILEIFEHGFLSQACTGIPQRFTTVAELVKFVTMVIFTCSAQHSAVNSGQYDYGGWMPNTPNSLQLPPPTTKGTTSKAMMLQTFPDVNTTVHEMATLWLLSQQSSDFVPLGHYPEDHFSEKIPFKLIKDFQGELEVLSLAIKVRNKSLEVPYTYLDPKEVENSVAI; encoded by the exons ATGGCGAATTATAAAGTGACTGTATCCACTGGTAATCTCATCGGTGCCACTACTTTTAACAACGTCTTCATTAAGCTGGTGGGCACAGATGGGGAGAGTGAACACAAGAAGCTCAGGAGCTTCAAAGGGGCTTCATCCTTCACCCGAGGAACA GTGTCTAGTTTTACCGTGTCCTGCCCTGTCTCCATTGGAAAGCTGGTTCTGATAGAGCTAAACAAAAAGCCTCGTCTGCTGTTCCCTGAGGACTCCTGGTTCCCTGCCAAGGTGGAAGTGAAATCCCCCGAGGGAGACGCCTACAACTTTCCCATCTACCGCTGGATCACTGACAGCGAGGTGCACCGTTTCAGAGAGGGAACAG CTCTGAGAGTCTTTGAAGACAACCATCATCTTGGCAGGTACAGTCGGGAGAAGGAGCTGAAGCAGCGAGGGAAAGACTATCG CTGGGATGTATATGTAGAGGGAATACCTCACTTCATAAAGGCAGAAAACCCTCATTCTCTGCCTTTGGAGGTCCGCTTCTCCTTCACCAAGAAGATGGAGTTTTTCTTAACTGCACTCACAGG GCTGGCTGAGCTGAAACTGGAGGGACTGGCTGATTGCAAGGAGAACTGGACTAATATTGATGCTATCAATCGGGCATTCAGCTGCAAACGGACTGACATATCAG ACTATGTCCACAAACATTGGAAGGAGGACGCTTTTTTCGGCTACCAGTATCTAAATGGTGTCAACCCCATGTTGATCCGCCGTTGTACGGCCCTGCCGAAAAACTTTCCTGTCACTGATGGCATGGTCTCCCTCCGGGGTCAGCGTAGCTTCTTAAATGAAATGATG AAAGGCAACATATTTCTGTGTGACTACAAGCTTTTGGATGGACTGAAAGCAAACACCATCAATGGGAAGAAGCAGTACTTGATGGCTCCCCTCGTCCTTTTCCACAAAACACCTGATGATACGCTGATGCCAATTGCTATTCAG CTGAAGCAGACTCCTGCAGTGGACAATCCCATCTTTTTTCCTACTGATTCTGAGTACGACTGGTTGATGGCCAAGATTTTTGTGAGAAGTGCAGATTTCAGCGAGCATCAACTCAATGCTCACCTGCTGCGCACTCATCTGCTGGCTGAAGTTTTTGCCGTGTCACTGCTGCGCAACGTGCCCATGGTGCATCCACTGTACAAG CTCCTCACACCTCACACTCGCTACACTCTGCAGATCAACTACTTGGCTCGACTTCTTCTAATATCTGAGACTGGTGTTTTCACACAG TTTGCAGCTTCTGGTGGAAAGGCTATGATCACAATCCTGAAGAGATCACTGTCCTCAATGACCTACAGCTCCCTCTGTATACCAGACGACATTGCTGAGCGTGGGCTGGAGGCTGTGCCGAACTTCTACTACAGGGATGATGGACTCAAGCTTTGGGATATCATCCACAG GTTTGTGCAGGGAGTGCTCAGCTACTACTACAAGAATGACGCCGAGGTCCAGCAAGACTCCGAACTGCAGAAGTGGATCTTGGAAATTTTTGAACATGGGTTCCTTTCCCAAGCATGCACAG GAATTCCACAGAGATTTACCACCGTGGCTGAGTTGGTTAAGTTTGTCACCATGGTGATCTTCACTTGCTCAGCACAGCACTCGGCCGTGAATTCTGGACAG TATGATTATGGTGGCTGGATGCCCAACACTCCCAACTCCCTGCAACTTCCTCCACCAACCACAAAGGGGACAACAAGCAAAGCCATGATGCTGCAGACATTCCCTGATGTCAACACGACAGTTCATGAAATGGCCACCTTATGGCTACTCAGCCAGCAGTCCTCTGACTTC GTCCCACTTGGCCACTACCCAGAGGACCATTTCAGTGAGAAGATTCCCTTCAAGCTGATAAAGGATTTTCAAGGAGAGCTTGAAGTGTTAAGTCTAGCCATTAAAGTCAGAAACAAGAGCCTGGAGGTCCCATACACATACCTGGATCCAAAAGAGGTAGAAAATAGTGTGGCCATTTGA
- the LOC122872964 gene encoding arachidonate 12-lipoxygenase, 12R-type-like isoform X1, whose translation MVKYKVTVSTGNLAYATTFNNVFIKLVGTDGESEHKKLRSFKGVLSFIRGAVSSFTVSCPVSIGKLVLIELNKKPRLLFPEDSWFPAKVEVKSPEGDAYNFPIYRWITDSEVHRFREGTALRVFEDNHHLGRYSREKELKQRGKDYRWDVYVEGIPHFIKAENPHSLPLEVRFSFTKKMEFFLTALTGLAELKLEGLADCKENWTNIDAINRAFSCKRTDISDYVHKHWKEDAFFGYQYLNGVNPMLIRRCTALPKNFPVTDGMVSLRGQRSFLNEMMKGNIFLCDYKLLDGLKANTINGKKQYLMAPLVLFHKTPDDTLMPIAIQLKQTPAVDNPIFFPTDSEYDWLMAKIFVRSADFSEHQLNAHLLRTHLLAEVFAVSLLRNVPMVHPLYKLLTPHTRYTLQINYLARLLLISETGVFTQFAASGGKAMITILKRSLSSMTYSSLCIPDDIAERGLEAVPNFYYRDDGLKLWDIIHRFVQGVLSYYYKNDAEVQQDSELQKWILEIFEHGFLSQACTGIPQRFTTVAELVKFVTMVIFTCSAQHSAVNSGQYDYGGWMPNTPNSLQLPPPTTKGTTSKAMMLQTFPDVNTTVHEMATLWLLSQQSSDFVPLGHYPEDHFSEKIPFKLIKDFQGELEVLSLAIKVRNKSLEVPYTYLDPKEVENSVAI comes from the exons ATGGTGAAATATAAAGTGACTGTATCCACTGGCAATCTCGCCTATGCCACCACTTTTAACAACGTCTTCATTAAGCTGGTGGGCACAGATGGGGAGAGTGAACACAAGAAGCTCAGGAGCTTCAAAGGGGTTTTATCTTTCATCCGAGGAGCA GTGTCTAGTTTTACCGTGTCCTGCCCTGTCTCCATTGGAAAGCTGGTTCTGATAGAGCTAAACAAAAAGCCTCGTCTGCTGTTCCCTGAGGACTCCTGGTTCCCTGCCAAGGTGGAAGTGAAATCCCCCGAGGGAGACGCCTACAACTTTCCCATCTACCGCTGGATCACTGACAGCGAGGTGCACCGTTTCAGAGAGGGAACAG CTCTGAGAGTCTTTGAAGACAACCATCATCTTGGCAGGTACAGTCGGGAGAAGGAGCTGAAGCAGCGAGGGAAAGACTATCG CTGGGATGTATATGTAGAGGGAATACCTCACTTCATAAAGGCAGAAAACCCTCATTCTCTGCCTTTGGAGGTCCGCTTCTCCTTCACCAAGAAGATGGAGTTTTTCTTAACTGCACTCACAGG GCTGGCTGAGCTGAAACTGGAGGGACTGGCTGATTGCAAGGAGAACTGGACTAATATTGATGCTATCAATCGGGCATTCAGCTGCAAACGGACTGACATATCAG ACTATGTCCACAAACATTGGAAGGAGGACGCTTTTTTCGGCTACCAGTATCTAAATGGTGTCAACCCCATGTTGATCCGCCGTTGTACGGCCCTGCCGAAAAACTTTCCTGTCACTGATGGCATGGTCTCCCTCCGGGGTCAGCGTAGCTTCTTAAATGAAATGATG AAAGGCAACATATTTCTGTGTGACTACAAGCTTTTGGATGGACTGAAAGCAAACACCATCAATGGGAAGAAGCAGTACTTGATGGCTCCCCTCGTCCTTTTCCACAAAACACCTGATGATACGCTGATGCCAATTGCTATTCAG CTGAAGCAGACTCCTGCAGTGGACAATCCCATCTTTTTTCCTACTGATTCTGAGTACGACTGGTTGATGGCCAAGATTTTTGTGAGAAGTGCAGATTTCAGCGAGCATCAACTCAATGCTCACCTGCTGCGCACTCATCTGCTGGCTGAAGTTTTTGCCGTGTCACTGCTGCGCAACGTGCCCATGGTGCATCCACTGTACAAG CTCCTCACACCTCACACTCGCTACACTCTGCAGATCAACTACTTGGCTCGACTTCTTCTAATATCTGAGACTGGTGTTTTCACACAG TTTGCAGCTTCTGGTGGAAAGGCTATGATCACAATCCTGAAGAGATCACTGTCCTCAATGACCTACAGCTCCCTCTGTATACCAGACGACATTGCTGAGCGTGGGCTGGAGGCTGTGCCGAACTTCTACTACAGGGATGATGGACTCAAGCTTTGGGATATCATCCACAG GTTTGTGCAGGGAGTGCTCAGCTACTACTACAAGAATGACGCCGAGGTCCAGCAAGACTCCGAACTGCAGAAGTGGATCTTGGAAATTTTTGAACATGGGTTCCTTTCCCAAGCATGCACAG GAATTCCACAGAGATTTACCACCGTGGCTGAGTTGGTTAAGTTTGTCACCATGGTGATCTTCACTTGCTCAGCACAGCACTCGGCCGTGAATTCTGGACAG TATGATTATGGTGGCTGGATGCCCAACACTCCCAACTCCCTGCAACTTCCTCCACCAACCACAAAGGGGACAACAAGCAAAGCCATGATGCTGCAGACATTCCCTGATGTCAACACGACAGTTCATGAAATGGCCACCTTATGGCTACTCAGCCAGCAGTCCTCTGACTTC GTCCCACTTGGCCACTACCCAGAGGACCATTTCAGTGAGAAGATTCCCTTCAAGCTGATAAAGGATTTTCAAGGAGAGCTTGAAGTGTTAAGTCTAGCCATTAAAGTCAGAAACAAGAGCCTGGAGGTCCCATACACATACCTGGATCCAAAAGAGGTAGAAAATAGTGTGGCCATTTGA
- the glb1 gene encoding beta-galactosidase yields the protein MSLLTVGSVLLLLFGHSLGAPPSFSVDYKNDCFRKDGEEFRYIAGSIHYSRIPRVYWKDRLLKMYMAGLNAIQTYIPWNYHEESPGRYSFSGDRDVEYFLQLAQDIGLLVILRPGPYICAEWEMGGLPAWLLNKKDIVLRSSDPDYTAAVDQWMGKLLPMIKPYLYQNGGPIITVQVENEYGSYFACDYNYMRHLTKLFRSHLGEEVVLFTTDGAGLGYLKCGSIQDLYATVDFGPGGNVTAAFDAQRHAEPRGPLVNSEFYTGWLDHWGSLHSVVSSAIVVKSLNEILAVGANVNLYMFIGGTNFGYWNGANTPYDPQPTSYDYDSPLTEAGDLTEKYFAIREVIKMYRKIPEGPIPPTTPKYSYGTVVMKKLQTISDALETLSFSGPVKSMYPQTFIELNQAFGFVLYRTTLPVDCSTPTPLSSPLNGVHDRAYVSVDGVAVGILERNKAITVNVTGKAGSQVDILVENMGRINYGKYINDFKGLVSNLTLGTETLLGWTMYSLSIDEAVSQGLLGKRKPTDTPQPATHSLPAFYEGRFIIPDGIPDLPQDTYIKLPKWRKGQVWINGFNLGRYWPTRGPQVTLFVPANILSTAAPNNVTVLELEEAPCSSGPCSVEFTTTPILNATVQSDYKQHRRLFTKDGLL from the exons ATGTCTCTGCTCACAGTTGGAAgcgtcctgctgctgctgtttggacATTCA CTCGGGGCACCTCCTTCATTCAGCGTGGATTACAAGAATGACTGCTTTCGGAAAGATGGGGAAGAGTTTCGTTACATAGCAGGAAGCATCCATTACAGCAGGATCCCCAGAGTCTACTGGAAGGATCGACTGCTCAAGATGTACATGGCAGGACTGAATGCCATCCAGAC GTATATCCCTTGGAACTACCACGAGGAGTCTCCAGGCCGGTACAGTTTTAGTGGAGACAGGGATGTGGAATATTTCCTTCAGCTGGCCCAAGACATCGGCTTATTGGTAATCCTTCGGCCTGGACCTTACATATGTGCAGAGTGGGAAATG GGTGGGCTGCCTGCCTGGCTTCTCAACAAGAAAGACATTGTGTTGCGGTCCTCAGATCCAG ATTACACCGCAGCAGTAGATCAGTGGATGGGGAAGCTATTGCCAATGATAAAACCTTATCTCTACCAGAACGGAGGTCCTATCATCACTGTACAG GTGGAGAATGAATATGGCAGTTATTTCGCCTGTGACTACAACTACATGCGTCACCTGACCAAGCTGTTCCGGTCTCACCTGGGCGAAGAGGTGGTGCTCTTCACCACAGATGGAGCTGGGCTTGGCTACCTCAAGTGTGGCTCCATACAAGATCTCTATGCCACTGTTGACTTTGGGCCAG GTGGAAATGTAACCGCTGCCTTTGATGCACAGAGACACGCTGAACCTCGTGGACCTTTG GTGAACTCTGAATTTTACACTGGCTGGCTGGACCACTGGGGGTCACTTCACTCCGTCGTGTCATCTGCCATAGTGGTCAAGTCCCTCAACGAGATTCTGGCCGTGGGAGCAAACGTAAACCT GTACATGTTCATAGGAGGAACAAACTTTGGATACTGGAATG GTGCCAATACACCATACGACCCGCAGCCCACGAGCTACGACTACGATTCCCCGCTCACGGAAGCAGGAGACCTCACAGAGAAGTACTTTGCTATTCGAGAGGTGATCAAAATG TACCGTAAGATACCAGAGGGACCAATACCACCAACAACTCCAAAGTATTCATATGGGACTGTTGTGATGAAAAAG CTCCAGACAATATCAGATGCCTTAGAAACGCTGTCTTTCTCTGGCCCCGTCAAAAGCATGTATCCTCAGACTTTCATTGAACTGAACCAG GCCTTTGGTTTTGTGCTCTACAGGACGACTCTGCCTGTTGACTGCAGCACACCAACTCCACTGTCGTCTCCACTGAATGGCGTCCATGATAGAGCGTATGTGTCAGTGGACGGG GTGGCTGTGGGGATTCTCGAAAGGAACAAAGCCATAACGGTCAATGTGACGGGGAAAGCTGGCAGTCAGGTGGACATACTGGTGGAGAATATGGGCCGAATCAACTATGGAAAATACATCAATGACTTTAAG GGTCTGGTGTCCAAcctgactctggggacagaaacgCTCCTCGGCTGGACCATGTACAGCCTCAGTATTGATGAAGCAGTCAGTCAGGGCCTTCTCGGTAAAAGGAAACCAACAGACACACCTCAGCCTGCTACTCACTCTCTTCCCGCCTTCTACGAGGGAAGATTCATCATTCCTGACGGCATCCCAGACCTCCCGCAGGACACCTACATCAAACTGCCCAAATGGAGGAAG gGGCAAGTTTGGATTAACGGCTTCAATTTAGGACGTTACTGGCCGACTCGAGGCCCTCAGGTGACTCTTTTTGTCCCTGCCAACATCCTCAGTACAGCTGCACCCAACAATGTGACTGTCCTGGAGCTGGAAGAGGCCCCGTGCAGCTCAGGGCCATGTAGTGTGGAGTTTACTACCACCCCCATCCTGAATGCAACAGTCCAGTCTGACTACAAACAGCACAGAAGACTCTTCACTAAAGATGGTTTGTTGTGA